The nucleotide window TTTGCAGCAGCGGATTGAGATCGCGTCCTTGCGCGGCGGCCGGAATCAGCGGATCGAAGGGGCGGGTGATAAAATTGAGCATCCCTAGGAAAAACACCGCCACGCCCGCCATCACGATCAGCACCCAGGGCGCGATCTCGCTGTTGCGCGCGCGATTTTGGAAGGCCACCAGCGCGGTAAACAGCGATAGCAACAGGGTCCAGAACAGCAGTGAGCCCTGCTGGCCGCCCCACAACGCCGTCACTTTGTAAACCGTGGGCAGGGTCGTGCTGGTATAGCTAGCCACGTACTCCAAGCTGAAGTCGCTTTGTAGCAGCGCAGCCCACAGCGTTCCCGCCGCCAGCGCTACCATCGCGGCCATCGCCCACAGCGCGTGTCTTGCGCTGGCCAGCAACTCGGCGCGATTGCGGCGCATTCCCAGCCAATTTGCCCAGATTGAATACAGCGCTAGGAGCAGCGCGAGACCCAGCGCCAGTTTACCTAAAAATGCCATCGCCTTGGGCCCGCCTCAGCTCGGCTTCTTGGGAGTGTATTTGGAAGGGCAACTGGTCAGCACTTGTTCCGCATCGATCGCGCCAGGGCCGGTCAAATGCCCCTCGACGATAACGTCACGCCCTGGCGCAAACATGTCAGGCTTGGGCTCGCCGCGACAGACCACGGCAAAGAGCAGCGGGGCGTGGACGCTAACCGCCTTTATCGCGCCCGCAGCGCTGGCCGTACCGTCGTCGTTGGCGGGAATCGGGCCCATCGCGAAGCGCAGGGTCAAGCTCACGGGATCCCAACTAATGGTGCCGGCTTGCACCCGCCCCGCGACCCGTACCGCCTGTCCCATGAGCTGGGCTTGGCGGGCCTGGGCCTCTGGCACGGTCAAATAATATTCGGAAGTGCTGCGAATGCCCACCACGATCAAATAACCGATCGCGGCTACAATCAGGCCGCCCCCGAGCAGGAAGCGTGGTTTGACGCGCATCGTGCTATATGTCTATCGCAGGTGTCTTATGCTCGCAAGGCGATTTTCCATCCGCTCGCCCGATTGCTGCCAGGGCTTAAACCCGTATCGGTCAGGCTCAGCTTAAGCCAACGTGCGCCCGCTTGGCGCAAGGCCTGAAGGCTTTCACCCGGTTAGTGGAAGATGCCGCAATGGGGGCTTTCCTTGGCGATGGTTGTCGCGGTAATTCACCGGCACGCCGATGCTCACCGGTCCGGCCAAATCCCCGGCCTAGCGCATGGTGCGGTGCATTCGACAAGTCCACAAATAAGGAAGCGATGGCGAGGTCGCCTTCAGCCCGATCGATTTGGTTGGCTATGGCGCCGCCTTCGGCGCTAAGAACGCGCGGCCTGGGCGATCAGCGCCGCGTGTCCCGGGCCCAGTGCGGGAACCAAGGCCGGGAGCAAGCAGGGCGGCACTGCTCGCCTCGTTCAACGTCAACGGGCAGGGAGAGAAAAGCTGCGCCGGGGCGACTCGATTCGGCCGCGAACTTGGTCACCGGCCGCATCAGCGCAACGGTGTCCAGCGTTTGATGGGTTTGCTTGAGGCGCGCGGAACCCGGCACCGCACCACCCAGCGCGACCATCGGCTGGCCTTCGACGTTGACCAACCCGGTTACCAGGTTGCTGCAACCGGGCCCCGAGGTGACGAGTGCGACCACGACACGCCCCGTGAGCCTGCCAATCCCGCCCGCACTAAAGGCGGCATTCTGTTCGTGGCGGCAAACCATCTACTTGGTCGTGGCGTCGTATAACTCATCGAAGACTCGGTCGACTTTGGCCCCCAGGATGCCGAACACATATTCGACCCCCTGAGCTGCCAAATTGCCACCAGCAAACGGGCTCCGGGCTGGGATGGTACCGCAAGGTTCATTTGCGATGCTCCTGTTCGGCGTAGGCCAGGGCCGCGCTGGGGTCGCGGCTGAAATCCGCCTTGATGAAGTCTGCGGTCTCGGGCAGCGCGACGGTCAGGCCCGTCACCCGTTGGCACTTCAGCTCCAAGGCGCCGCTCGAGCATTCCAACAGATGGCCGCCGCGGCCGCGCTCGCGATCAACAAAATGCAGATGATAGCCGGGAACGTTGAGCGTTTTGGTGTATTGCGGGGCCCAAAAACCGACCAGCGTTCCTTCCACCGGACCGAATTCGAATTCCGGCTGATGGGCCGCCGCTTCGGCCAGCGGCACGCCCTCTTCGCTGCGACACATCGCGCGCGTGTGCACGCGCTCGAAGCGGCCGTCGGCGCGCAAGGCAAAAAAGAAGTTGGGCGAATCGCGCAAACTATCGAAAGCCGCCGTCAATTCGGTCAGGCTGGCGCAGCGGGCCAGCGCGGCCTCATGGTCGGGGGCGAAATCGGTCACCACGGCAAACGGACTAAGCATGTCGTCGGCGGCGCGGCTCACCGTGCCGTCGGCGCGCACCTGGTAGAACTCCCCGTCAACCACCACCATCTCACCGTCCAGATGGTCGAACGTGCCCAGGCCTAGGTTGCCATGCTCGCGCAACTTGCCTACGCGCACCGCGCCCTGATAGACCCCCTCGACCAGCGCGCTGGAGGTCGAAACCTGGAAGATGGTGGCATGATTGACCTCCAGGAATTGGGCCACCGCGTGCGCCACCAAATGGGAAACCGGCTCACCGTCACGACAGGCCCGTTCATTGAGCGCATGCCACAGGCTATCGGGTAATCTGCAACTCAAGTGCGCCATAATTTGTTTCGAATTTTGCTGTTGTCGGGGAAAGACTACGCAGAGCCGGCCGCCCAGGGCAGACCGCCAGACCAAAAAAGCAATATGCGGCAACCCCTGACCTGCGGCTTATAGTTGACCAACCCCCACGCACGCGCCAGCAATCCGCGAGAAAATTCGTTAGGTGGTTCCTTCCACACATTGATACCACGGACTACTTCGTCATGAAGCGCCCGAGCATTGTTGAAGTAGCCATCCAAGGTCCTTCGCTCCTGGACGGTATAGGAAAGCAGCACGAAATCGGCACGCTCACAGAGCAGCGCGAGCGCGCCCGCTACATCTTGGCAGTAGTAGAGCGTCTCGGTACACACGGCGAGGTCGAAATGCTCGGCTAGGGCCAACGACTCCAGGCTGGAGGTGATAACCTCAGCGGCCGGCGCACGTGCCGCCGCTCGAGCCACCGCGGCGGGGGCGGCGTCGATTGCCGCAACGCGCTGGGCGATGGTTGTAAGCGGCGCGGTCATATGCCCTTCCGCGCAGCCGACCTCCAGAATCGAACGATGCGGCACCTTGAGGCAGGCCGCCACGGTCCGTTCTAATCTTTTGCGTTCGAAGGAATCGGTGGCGAACCGCCAGGGATCCTCGCGGGCGCTTAGGAGCTGCTCCAAGGCCTGGTAGTTGGCTTGGTATCGCGGTGGTTCGTGCTTCATCCGCTAGGGCAAATCGGCGGCTGCTATTGTTGGCTTAAGCCCCCGCCGGTTGTCTACGCCGCGATCATCATCCCGCTCAAGGCACCGCAGATTCGCCATGCGGTATCATCCAACCCTGCAAGGGTGTAGCGAGTAACGCCGCGGCGGCGCACGCAGCAGCCAGCGCGGCGTGCGCGCCGCCACCAAGCGCACCCAACGGCAGCCCTGGCCGACCCGTCGTGGCGCTCAGGAATGCTTGGGCGCGCCGCTGGCCGCCTGCTTGGCCGGCTTGGCCGGCACAGGCGCGGGCAGCGCGCTTATCGCCTGCAGGCCGGAGATGCCATTATCGAGGTCGCGATAGGAGGCCTCGTAAAGTCCATAGACTGTGGGCTCCTGGCTCGACATCGCATAATAGTCAATGCGTTGGGTAGGGTTGATAACCTTGTTGTCCTCATGCCGTTCGAGCTTGGCGAATTTGACCCAACCCAGGGACTTGTTGCCCTGACCATAAAGCGTAATTTGCTGACCTGGCGCGGCGAGCCCGAACTTGCTCAAGTCGGTGGGCGAGTCCTGTGCAATCTGGTCGCCCTTGATCGTGCGCAGATGATCCATGAACTGCTCGACCTTGACCGGATCGGCCAGCGCCTTGATGCTGCCGCCGTTGCTCTCGACGTACCATTTGCCCGCTGGCTTGCGCACTACGTTGAAGGTATTGCCGTTCTGAGTCACCTGGATGCGCTCGACATCGGAGGGCTCGAAGGCGAGCACCGTTTTGTCGCGCAGATCGTTCAAATCCTTGTCGAGGTCGGCAAACATCCAACTGTTGATCGAGTAAACCGCGGGCGCGCCGTCACGCTGAACGTAGAAGCCTTCCTTGCCCACGCTCATGATTTGACCGCCCACGTCGAGCACCAATGGTTTGCCCGAATCGCGGTAGATGGTCACTGTGATCTTAGGTTGGACCAACCCGTATTTGGCCAGGTCCGTAGGATGGTCGTTGACGAACTCGTTGATGCGCGAGTTGGAAAGCGAATTGAGAAAATCGCGCACCGCCCGCTGATCGGCCGAAAAGCGCGCGGGCTTAACGATCGCCCACTGTCCAGCCTGCTTATCCACTTCGATCGCGGGAGAATTGGGACGCTGAATCACAAACCGCTTGACGTCGTCTGAGCTGAAGCTGAGCAAGGTATGGTCGCGCAGGTCGTTGGCCGTGCGCTTGGTGCCGGGGCCGAAGGCGGCGGCCGTAATCATCACCGCCGGCCGGGCGCTGGTCTTGATATAGACGTTGTAACCCACCGGCGTGGTCTTGCCCACTTCGATCGCCGGCAGCGCGCCAGCTTTGGTCGCCGCGATGATCGTGGCCTGAGGTTGGGCCAAGCCAAAAGGCGCTAGGCTGGCCGGGTGTTCATCGACGGTCCGCTCGATTTGGCATTGGGCGATCTCCTGGGCCAGGGTTTGCACGGCGTCATTGTCGGCTGGCGCCGACACTGGCTTGACCAGTTGCCATTTGCCGGCCTCGCGCACCAGATCGATTTCGGCGTTGGGATACTTAAGGGTCAACCGCGTGAGCGCGTCGGGCTTGACATTGAACAAATAATGAGTGGGCGCCACCGTGGTACGCGAATGGGTGAAGTAAATGACCCCGCCCACCACCAGCAGGGCCACGAAGGCAATGATCGTGTTACGAATCGGCATGACTGTAATTAACTGCCAGCACCGGTCAGTTGCGCCGCTCCCACCACACCGCAATGCCAGCGATGAGGAGCAATTCGGGCAGCAACAGCACGGAAAGCGCAAACACCACGCTGAACTGGGCCACGGTCAGGCGGAAGCTGGAGGAGTGCAGAGTGCGCGGCCGAATTGAGATCGACTTACTTTCGCCCGCCAACCAGTCGGCGGAGTTCATGACAAAGTCGCGATTATAGAATTGGTCGAAGTACTGATTGTTGGCCAGATCGGTACTGCCCAACACTACCATGCGCGACTCCCCGCTCTTGGCGTAACCCAAGGCCTCCAGAAAGGCCTCCACCGAGCTCGCCACGGTAATCGGACCCTTGGTATCGTGAGCATCCAATTTCGCGATCTGTTTTTTATACAGATCCGACAGATCAGTCTCGGCCCACGAGGTCGTGCTGGTACGCGCCACCGGAAGCACCGTCAAGCCGGCCTTACCCGGCATCGGCATGACCGAGCGGGTTTCTGGAAACACCACACGCTTAGTAAAATTGTGAGTGATAGGCGAGTCGGGATAATCATCGACCATTGGATTGAGCCCCAGCGCCGGTCCGGCGAACAACCGCAGCACTTGGTCAACCACAATATCGTTGCCGACCTTGATCTCCCATTCCTTGCCCAACAGCGCGACCAGGCCCGCCTCGGGGTCGGTCAGATCGGGTCCGACCGGACGCAACATCACCAAGGCGCTGCCGCCGCGCTTGAGATAGCCGTCAAAGGCGTCAATAACGTGCTGGGACATCACACGGGTGGGGCCAGCCACAATCAGGATGGAACAATCCTTGGGTACCTCGGCGCGGGTGGCTAGGAAGACCTTCTTGACCTGGTAGCCCTCGCCCTCCAAAGCCTGCCTGAAATCGGACATCCCTTCCTGGCTCTTGCTGTCATCGGGGTCCGCTTCCCCTTCGCCGTCCAGAAAGTAAGCAATTTTGGTACCGCCCCGCGTCAGCTTGAGGATAGCGTTGGTCAGGTTCTCCTCACTTAGCTCGGTCACATTAGTGCCGTGAGCCGGATTGTCGTCGCCATACTGAACGCGGGTGGTATTCATCAGGCTTACGTGGTAGCGCTCGGCCAACTCAGGATGGCGGTCCGGATCGATGAGCTGGTAGGACACCTGCGGTGAGACGTACTGATAGGCTTCGTACTCCTGCTGGGCCTGAGGATTGGTGCCCCCCTGGAAGAAGCCATAGAACTTAATCGGACGCTTGAGCGACTGGACGATCTGAATGGATTGAGGCGAGAGGCTGTAGATTTTCTCCTGGGTAGTGTCAAAGCGCCGGTTGTACTGACTAGCCAGATAGTTGACCCCAATCAGCAAGGCGATGAAGATGACGGAATAGATGGAAGCGTTTGCGCCATACTTGGTGGTCCGGCTGCCGATCGCGCTGCCCAGACTCTCGCGACTGACGTTGGTAGCCCACAGCACCAAGGCGAAGGCCCCCGCAACCACGTTTAACATGACGAAGAGATGGAAGCCGGAGGCAATGAAATAATCCAGCACCCCGAAGGCCAGCAGAACCAGACCGATGATGCCGGCTAAAGCCGCACTTCTTTGCATAACAAAGACCCCGCCCCTCAGCGCCAGCGCGCCGACTCGACCGCGCGCTGGGTCAAGAATAGCGCCACCGCCATTAGACTGAGAAAGTAGATAATATCCTTGGTGTCGATCAGGCCATTGACCATGTTGGTGAAGTGGCCGGGCAGGGCCAAGTAGCCGAGCAACGCGCTGACCGTGGTGCTGCCGCCAATTTCCGCCGGCCAGGAGATGACGAACAACAGTAGCAACGCCCCCAGGCAGCTAATCGCCGCAATAATCTGATTCTGCGTTAGCGAGCTGGTGAACAGGCCCACCGAGGCAAAGGCCACCCCCAAAAACGCCAAGCCCAGGTAGCCCGAGGCGATGATCCCGATCTCGGGGTTGCCGAACAGGACCAGGATGAGGGGGAAAATCGCCGTCAGCAGCACCATCACCAGGATCATAACCATCGCCGCGATGAATTTGCCGGCCACTACCTCTCCGGTTCGCACTGGCGAGGTAAGCAGCAGTTCGTAGGTACCGATACGCTTTTCCTCAGCGAAGCTGCGCATGGTGAGCGCCGGCACCAGTAACACCAGCACAATCGCCAGGTTGTGCAGCAGCGGCTGGATTACCAACTGATTTAGGTTGAGTTGAGCCAGCGCGCGGGGGTTTTGCATCGCCAGGTACATTTCCTGGATCACGTCAAAGCGCCGCAGCAGGGCGAAAAAGAACCACCCGCCCAACAGCAGAAAAACCGTCATCACCACGTAGGCCACGGGTTGCACGAAATAGGCCTGCAACTCGCGATTGGCGATCAATAGAGCATTCTTCATGGTGTCGCGCTCCGTCCGGCCTCGACCTCTTCCAATTCCTCTTCGGCATCGGCGTCCTCATGTTCACGGTCGCCGGCAATAGCCTTGAGGAATTCATCCTCCAGCGGTCCGGGCAGATCGGCGATCGCCTGCTCCTTGACCACCCGGCCGTGGTTGATAATCACGACTTTTTCACAGATCTGAGAGACTTCGGGCAGGATATGCGTGGACAGCACGATGGTATGGTCGCCGGCCAGATCGCGAATCACGCTACGGATTTCGCGGATCTGGCGGGGATCCAGGCCGATAGTTGGCTCGTCCATCACCAACACCGGCGGGTTGTGGATCAAGGCCCCGGCCAGGCCCACCCGCTGGCGGTAGCCTTTGGAGAGTTGGCCGCAGATGCGATGGCGCACCTCAGTCAGGCCGCACATCTGCACCGCGTGATCCAGGGCACCGTCAATGGCGTCGCGACCCACACCTTTGAGCCGGCCCACGAAGCGCAAATAGCTCTCTACTCTCATCTCGAGGTACAGCGGCGGATTTTCGGGCAAATAGCCGATCAGCCGACGTGCTTGTAACGAGTGTGAAAAAATGTCTAGGCCATCGATCAGAACCGTCCCCGAACTGGCCGGCATGAAGCCAGTGATAATCCGCATGGTCGTGGTCTTACCCGCGCCATTGGGTCCGAGGAAGCCCAGAATTTGCCCTTTCTCGGCCTTGAAGGAGACATCTTTGATGGCAACAAAGTTGCCATACAACTTGGTAAGCTGCTTGACCTCAATCATCCAATTGTGCGCTCCGGTGGCTGCACTCTGACCTAGTTCGCGCGCGGTTGAGTCACGGTTTGCACGGAGGAATCAGCTTCGCTCCGCCCCACCCCCAAATTCCCACTCTTCTGGCTCCGGCGGGATAGCGGAGGAGAACAATACAGCTCCCATTCCTCTACAAACGCCGCATCACATACCTGAATAAACCTATGGACGCCGCGCCGTCCCCTTTATTCATGGGGAACCAAAACAACCCAATCAGTTAATCACCGTGGCTCCCACTGTCAATACGACCCCAGCGGCGCGAGCGCGGGCAGCGCACGGGCTGGCTTCGGCACAGGCGGTTTTGTTAGCCTCGCCACAATGAGCGAAGCCCGCCCCATCTTGTACCTGGTCGATGGCTCCGGCTACATCTTTCGCGCCTTTCATGCGCTACCGCCGCTTAATAACTCGCGCGGCTTGCCCACCAACGCGATATACGGATTTTTGCGCATGCTGCTCAAGCTGCTCAAGGATACCCGTCCGCGTTACCTGGCGATCGTTTTCGATGCTCCGGCGCGGACCTTCCGCGACGATCTGTTCGAGAATTACAAAGCCAATCGCGCCGCTCCAGCAAGCGACCTCCAGGTACAGTTTCCGTATATCTATCGTCTGGTCGATGCGTTTGGGATTACACGCATCATCCGCGAAGGGTACGAGGCCGACGACGTGATCGGGACCCTGGCCCTGCGCGCGCTGCGTCAGCACTTCGAGGTCGTGATTCTGACCGGCGACAAGGATTTCATGCAATTGGTCCGCCCCCATCTGAGCCTGTGGGATACCATGCGCGAGCGGCGAGTGGGACCGCGCGAGGTGGTCGAGCGCACCGGGGTAGAGCCCAGTTCGGTGGTCGATCTGATGGCGCTGACTGGCGACCCTATCGATAACGTCCGCGGCTTGCCCGGGGTCGGCGACAAGACCGCCGCCGCCCTCCTCAACCAATTCGGCTCCCTGGATCAGATCCTGGCCAATCCGGCGGCGGTGGCCCAAAGCGCCATCCGCGGAAGTAAAAAACTTGCCCAGCTTATTGCCGACCATCGCGGCGAGCTGGAGCTCTCCCGCAAGCTGGTGCGGATCGACACCGCGGTGCCCATCGATCTGCACCCCGAGAGCTTCACCTACGCCGGTATCGATGAGCCGGCCACAATCGCCCTGCTACGCGAGCTGGAATTCACTTCAGTGCTGGCTGAGCTGGGTTTGGAACAAGGCCGCGCGCCCGCGGCCCCAGTTCACCAACTGACGCTCGGCCCCGGTGAAATCCAAGTAGCGGCAACCCGCCTGGCCGGTGCCCGCGGCTTGGCTCTGCACCTGCAATCCGAGCAGATCCAAGTCAAGGCGCTCGATGAAGACGCTGTACTGGTAGTCGAGCAGGCCAATTGGGGTGACCTGCGCGAGTTACTTGGAGCCTCGGGTCCGCCGCGCGCCTGTCATGATTACAAGGCTCATCTGCGCGCCTTGCACGAGCGCGGTCTTGGCCTGGGAGGCGTCGCGTTCGATACCATGCTGGCGGGTTTTTTGATCAATCCGGGGCGAGCCGAACCCAGCCTAGAAGATCTCTATCACGAGCACTTGGCGGCGCCAGGCGCCATTATGGCGAAATCGGCGACGGAAATCGTAGCCGCGCTCTGGCCGGTGCTGGAGGCTCGCCTGCGCGCCGACGGTTTAGGCGACGTATTCGCCCAAGTCGAGCTACCTCTGGCCGCGGTATTGGCGGAGATGGAAGAGGTGGGGGTCGGGATCGACGTTCAAGCGCTGACCGCGCTAGGAATGGAATTCAGCGAGCAGCTCCATCGCCTGGAGAGCGAATGCAGCAGGCTTGCGGGCCATCCCTTCAATCTTAATTCGCCAAATCAATTGCGTGAGGTCCTCTTTAATGACCTGAAGCTTCCCACCAAGGGACTTAAAAAGACCAAAAGCGGCTATTCCACCGACGTCGATGTGCTGACCAAACTTGCCGCGCTCCATGAACTACCGCGCAAGCTGCTGGAATATCGAACCATTGCCAAGCTGAAGTCGACTTATGTGGATGCTCTACCGGCGGCAGTTGACCGCGGCGGGCGCTTGCACTCCTCGTTTCACCAAGCTCTCACCGCCACCGGGCGGCTGAGCTCCACAGACCCTAATCTCCAGAATATTCCCACGCGCAGCGCCGAGGGACGGCGCATTCGGCGGGCTTTCGTGGCACGCCCGGGTGCGCTCTTGCTCTCGGCCGATTATTCCCAGATAGAGCTGCGTATCCTAGCCCATCTCTCGGCCGATCCCACCTTGGTGGAGGCTTT belongs to Candidatus Binataceae bacterium and includes:
- a CDS encoding DUF4340 domain-containing protein; this translates as MPIRNTIIAFVALLVVGGVIYFTHSRTTVAPTHYLFNVKPDALTRLTLKYPNAEIDLVREAGKWQLVKPVSAPADNDAVQTLAQEIAQCQIERTVDEHPASLAPFGLAQPQATIIAATKAGALPAIEVGKTTPVGYNVYIKTSARPAVMITAAAFGPGTKRTANDLRDHTLLSFSSDDVKRFVIQRPNSPAIEVDKQAGQWAIVKPARFSADQRAVRDFLNSLSNSRINEFVNDHPTDLAKYGLVQPKITVTIYRDSGKPLVLDVGGQIMSVGKEGFYVQRDGAPAVYSINSWMFADLDKDLNDLRDKTVLAFEPSDVERIQVTQNGNTFNVVRKPAGKWYVESNGGSIKALADPVKVEQFMDHLRTIKGDQIAQDSPTDLSKFGLAAPGQQITLYGQGNKSLGWVKFAKLERHEDNKVINPTQRIDYYAMSSQEPTVYGLYEASYRDLDNGISGLQAISALPAPVPAKPAKQAASGAPKHS
- a CDS encoding thiamine pyrophosphate-binding protein; the protein is MVCRHEQNAAFSAGGIGRLTGRVVVALVTSGPGCSNLVTGLVNVEGQPMVALGGAVPGSARLKQTHQTLDTVALMRPVTKFAAESSRPGAAFLSLPVDVERGEQCRPACSRPWFPHWARDTRR
- a CDS encoding SAM-dependent methyltransferase, producing the protein MKHEPPRYQANYQALEQLLSAREDPWRFATDSFERKRLERTVAACLKVPHRSILEVGCAEGHMTAPLTTIAQRVAAIDAAPAAVARAAARAPAAEVITSSLESLALAEHFDLAVCTETLYYCQDVAGALALLCERADFVLLSYTVQERRTLDGYFNNARALHDEVVRGINVWKEPPNEFSRGLLARAWGLVNYKPQVRGCRILLFWSGGLPWAAGSA
- a CDS encoding cytochrome c maturation protein CcmE; amino-acid sequence: MRVKPRFLLGGGLIVAAIGYLIVVGIRSTSEYYLTVPEAQARQAQLMGQAVRVAGRVQAGTISWDPVSLTLRFAMGPIPANDDGTASAAGAIKAVSVHAPLLFAVVCRGEPKPDMFAPGRDVIVEGHLTGPGAIDAEQVLTSCPSKYTPKKPS
- a CDS encoding GldG family protein; the protein is MQRSAALAGIIGLVLLAFGVLDYFIASGFHLFVMLNVVAGAFALVLWATNVSRESLGSAIGSRTTKYGANASIYSVIFIALLIGVNYLASQYNRRFDTTQEKIYSLSPQSIQIVQSLKRPIKFYGFFQGGTNPQAQQEYEAYQYVSPQVSYQLIDPDRHPELAERYHVSLMNTTRVQYGDDNPAHGTNVTELSEENLTNAILKLTRGGTKIAYFLDGEGEADPDDSKSQEGMSDFRQALEGEGYQVKKVFLATRAEVPKDCSILIVAGPTRVMSQHVIDAFDGYLKRGGSALVMLRPVGPDLTDPEAGLVALLGKEWEIKVGNDIVVDQVLRLFAGPALGLNPMVDDYPDSPITHNFTKRVVFPETRSVMPMPGKAGLTVLPVARTSTTSWAETDLSDLYKKQIAKLDAHDTKGPITVASSVEAFLEALGYAKSGESRMVVLGSTDLANNQYFDQFYNRDFVMNSADWLAGESKSISIRPRTLHSSSFRLTVAQFSVVFALSVLLLPELLLIAGIAVWWERRN
- the polA gene encoding DNA polymerase I, whose amino-acid sequence is MSEARPILYLVDGSGYIFRAFHALPPLNNSRGLPTNAIYGFLRMLLKLLKDTRPRYLAIVFDAPARTFRDDLFENYKANRAAPASDLQVQFPYIYRLVDAFGITRIIREGYEADDVIGTLALRALRQHFEVVILTGDKDFMQLVRPHLSLWDTMRERRVGPREVVERTGVEPSSVVDLMALTGDPIDNVRGLPGVGDKTAAALLNQFGSLDQILANPAAVAQSAIRGSKKLAQLIADHRGELELSRKLVRIDTAVPIDLHPESFTYAGIDEPATIALLRELEFTSVLAELGLEQGRAPAAPVHQLTLGPGEIQVAATRLAGARGLALHLQSEQIQVKALDEDAVLVVEQANWGDLRELLGASGPPRACHDYKAHLRALHERGLGLGGVAFDTMLAGFLINPGRAEPSLEDLYHEHLAAPGAIMAKSATEIVAALWPVLEARLRADGLGDVFAQVELPLAAVLAEMEEVGVGIDVQALTALGMEFSEQLHRLESECSRLAGHPFNLNSPNQLREVLFNDLKLPTKGLKKTKSGYSTDVDVLTKLAALHELPRKLLEYRTIAKLKSTYVDALPAAVDRGGRLHSSFHQALTATGRLSSTDPNLQNIPTRSAEGRRIRRAFVARPGALLLSADYSQIELRILAHLSADPTLVEAFVRGEDIHQRTAVELLGVSPDAVDSEARRLAKVINFGIIYGMGPQRLAGELAIALEQAASYIKAYFARLPGVSAWFENCLAQARARGYVATLLGRRRYLPELNSPQGGARAQAERIAINTPIQGTAADLIKMAMVRLQGKLAAQAPGAQMVLQVHDELLFEVPQAQLNTAAALARAEMEQVAELAVPLRVELKAGPNWADLSPLSP
- the budA gene encoding acetolactate decarboxylase encodes the protein MAHLSCRLPDSLWHALNERACRDGEPVSHLVAHAVAQFLEVNHATIFQVSTSSALVEGVYQGAVRVGKLREHGNLGLGTFDHLDGEMVVVDGEFYQVRADGTVSRAADDMLSPFAVVTDFAPDHEAALARCASLTELTAAFDSLRDSPNFFFALRADGRFERVHTRAMCRSEEGVPLAEAAAHQPEFEFGPVEGTLVGFWAPQYTKTLNVPGYHLHFVDRERGRGGHLLECSSGALELKCQRVTGLTVALPETADFIKADFSRDPSAALAYAEQEHRK
- a CDS encoding ABC transporter permease, with translation MKNALLIANRELQAYFVQPVAYVVMTVFLLLGGWFFFALLRRFDVIQEMYLAMQNPRALAQLNLNQLVIQPLLHNLAIVLVLLVPALTMRSFAEEKRIGTYELLLTSPVRTGEVVAGKFIAAMVMILVMVLLTAIFPLILVLFGNPEIGIIASGYLGLAFLGVAFASVGLFTSSLTQNQIIAAISCLGALLLLFVISWPAEIGGSTTVSALLGYLALPGHFTNMVNGLIDTKDIIYFLSLMAVALFLTQRAVESARWR
- a CDS encoding ATP-binding cassette domain-containing protein, whose translation is MIEVKQLTKLYGNFVAIKDVSFKAEKGQILGFLGPNGAGKTTTMRIITGFMPASSGTVLIDGLDIFSHSLQARRLIGYLPENPPLYLEMRVESYLRFVGRLKGVGRDAIDGALDHAVQMCGLTEVRHRICGQLSKGYRQRVGLAGALIHNPPVLVMDEPTIGLDPRQIREIRSVIRDLAGDHTIVLSTHILPEVSQICEKVVIINHGRVVKEQAIADLPGPLEDEFLKAIAGDREHEDADAEEELEEVEAGRSATP